The stretch of DNA GAACATCTACTTGCTCGCGTCGATCACCTTCGCGTTCGCCTACCTCTACCCCGACTTCGAGCTGCTCCTCTTCTTCATCCTGCCGGTGAAGATCAAGTGGATCGCGCTCCTGACCGCGGTGTACTTCCTCTACGCGTTCGTGATGGGGGGCACGGCCGACCGGCTGCTCATCGCCGCGGGGCTGTTGAACTTCTTCCTCTTCTTCACGCCCGACATGATCCGCCGCGCCCGCGGACAGACGCGGCGGAACCGCGTCGAGAAGGAGCGTGAGCGGGTGCAGACCGCGGTCCATCACGAGTGCACGGTCTGCGGCAAGACCGACAAGAGCGATCCGGACATGCAGTTCCGCTACTGCTCGAAGTGCAGCGGGCGGCGGGCCTACTGCATGGACCACCTGCGCGACCACGAGCACGTGCTCGACTGAGAGGCTGAGCGCGCCCTCAGGAGAGGCGCCGCTCGAGCGC from Sandaracinaceae bacterium encodes:
- a CDS encoding rhomboid family intramembrane serine protease, producing the protein MLQKLERKLGRFAIPNLITLLVGGQAAAFVLIMAKPEMAGALALVPSRVLQGEVWRLVSFLFMPASYSIFFIIFALWLLYLYGRALDDLWGAFRFNLFIFVGWIASVGAAFAVPGTVATNIYLLASITFAFAYLYPDFELLLFFILPVKIKWIALLTAVYFLYAFVMGGTADRLLIAAGLLNFFLFFTPDMIRRARGQTRRNRVEKERERVQTAVHHECTVCGKTDKSDPDMQFRYCSKCSGRRAYCMDHLRDHEHVLD